The proteins below come from a single Verrucomicrobiales bacterium genomic window:
- a CDS encoding Uma2 family endonuclease, with amino-acid sequence MPEPYSELIENELILRVPPRPSHERICQRLHRWVVRSLTPASSCRALALRDPVKLSDTNQFRPDLAMVTSALGKLWLAAEVINQEDHHADTVLKKSVYEEIRIPRLWIVDPRYENVEVYHATQYGLSLRQTLTVKEILLEPLLPGFEMPLSELFGDGGGQAGMGMRDF; translated from the coding sequence ATGCCAGAACCGTATTCAGAGCTTATCGAGAACGAGTTGATCCTGCGGGTGCCACCGCGTCCTTCCCACGAGAGGATTTGCCAGCGGCTGCACCGGTGGGTGGTGCGCAGTCTCACTCCGGCCAGCAGCTGCCGCGCGCTGGCATTGCGCGATCCCGTCAAGCTGTCCGACACAAATCAGTTTCGGCCGGATCTGGCGATGGTCACATCGGCCTTGGGAAAACTTTGGCTGGCGGCCGAGGTGATCAATCAGGAGGATCACCATGCCGACACCGTGCTCAAGAAGTCGGTGTATGAGGAGATCCGGATCCCGCGACTTTGGATCGTTGACCCGCGCTACGAGAATGTGGAAGTCTACCATGCGACTCAGTATGGGCTGAGTCTGAGGCAGACATTGACGGTGAAAGAGATTTTGTTGGAGCCATTGCTGCCGGGTTTTGAGATGCCGTTATCCGAGCTTTTTGGCGACGGTGGCGGTCAGGCGGGAATGGGGATGAGAGATTTTTGA
- a CDS encoding isochorismatase family protein yields MKALILVDLQREFLPEGGWELPDSESVVALANRLQRRFRVVVATQDWHLRSHKIFASNHDKREIGQVIDFKKQVFTLTRDHCVQKTHGSELAPALQRDSIHRVFQRGMDSDLNGYSAFFENDHRTSTGLTEFLRVRKVTEVYILGFSPDGCVLHTALDAQALGFKTFLIQDAVRTAPQTEAEKAADLQLLKEAGVLLVRGADMI; encoded by the coding sequence ATGAAAGCATTGATATTAGTCGATTTGCAGCGTGAATTTTTGCCCGAAGGGGGTTGGGAACTCCCCGACTCTGAATCGGTGGTGGCGCTTGCCAACCGTCTTCAGCGGCGTTTTCGCGTGGTTGTGGCCACCCAGGACTGGCATCTCCGCTCGCACAAGATTTTCGCTTCGAACCATGACAAGCGGGAGATTGGCCAGGTCATCGACTTTAAGAAGCAAGTGTTCACGCTGACTCGCGATCATTGTGTTCAGAAGACCCACGGGAGCGAGCTGGCCCCGGCGCTTCAACGGGACTCCATCCATCGGGTTTTCCAGCGGGGGATGGATTCCGACTTAAACGGCTACAGCGCCTTTTTTGAGAACGATCATCGCACCTCGACGGGGCTGACCGAATTCCTACGCGTGAGAAAAGTGACGGAAGTCTATATCCTGGGTTTTTCACCGGACGGCTGCGTTCTGCACACGGCCTTGGACGCGCAGGCACTGGGCTTCAAGACATTCCTCATCCAGGATGCGGTGCGCACTGCGCCCCAGACCGAGGCGGAGAAAGCCGCTGACCTGCAGTTGCTGAAGGAAGCCGGCGTCCTGCTGGTCCGCGGGGCCGACATGATCTGA